Proteins co-encoded in one Leptospira dzoumogneensis genomic window:
- a CDS encoding ExbD/TolR family protein — protein MAGQSSSGDGEEIGSINITPMVDVILVLLVIFMVTANFLKKESININLPKADAVDANLAKTVQVALSKDGKIFLEGNETDFPRLEAQLQRETKIRPNMRITLSADSSLPYGKIAETMGKIKKAGVHQIALSVKR, from the coding sequence ATGGCAGGTCAAAGTTCTTCCGGTGACGGAGAAGAAATCGGCAGTATTAATATTACTCCGATGGTGGACGTAATTTTGGTTCTTTTGGTGATCTTTATGGTTACCGCAAACTTCTTAAAAAAAGAATCCATCAATATCAATCTTCCTAAAGCGGATGCGGTGGATGCGAATCTAGCCAAAACCGTTCAGGTGGCATTATCTAAAGACGGAAAAATTTTCTTAGAAGGAAATGAAACTGATTTTCCAAGACTCGAAGCTCAATTGCAAAGAGAGACTAAGATCCGTCCTAATATGAGGATCACGTTATCCGCCGATTCTTCCCTTCCTTATGGAAAAATAGCGGAGACTATGGGAAAGATCAAAAAGGCCGGCGTGCACCAAATCGCATTATCCGTTAAAAGGTGA